DNA from Macrobrachium rosenbergii isolate ZJJX-2024 chromosome 21, ASM4041242v1, whole genome shotgun sequence:
tacctttgtatatatacagtacacatataaaATTCACTAGGTATAAACACACCCGAAAACCCAAATTGTCTCATTAACATCCATTAAAATATCTCTGTTGTAGATGGAAGGGATCCGGGACGTCCACTTCAACGACCTGTGGTGCCAGTGCCAAGGGAATGCCAACGCCACGCCCCACGCCATCCTGGTGCAGCAGCAGATGACGCGGATGCACGCGGACGCCCAGAAGCACGCCCTGTGGTACGTCTGCATCGTGCTGTCGGTGTATGTGCTCGGCCTCGTCGTCATCATCCGGAGGTCGGGGCTGCACGAGAGGCACACGGCCCTCTCCGCCCTCAGCCTCTGCTTCTCCTGCTTCACCTCCCTCAGTAGGAGCAGtcttggtggaggaggaggaggaggaggcgtggcgggaggaggaggaggaggaggagggtgtgtTGGCAAGACAAGCAGTAGCGGTAGGGGGAATCACCAGCCGAAGGCCCGGAAGGGTAACAGCTCCTCCAGCAGTAGCAACAGGAGCTCTTCGCCGAAGCGCCCCCGTCAGCAGAAGCAGAGGGAGGCTGCCGAGTCCCTCCAGCTGCAGCTGATGGTTcccgaagaggaagaggaggacgaggacgagggCGGAGAACAGCTGCTGCTGCGGCAGCAGCATTTGGGAGCCATGGACGGCAGGTCTACCGTCACGACCGTGGCCTAGCATCGAGCTGCTGGCAATGACATCTGCCTGGATCTTTCCGAAGGCCTCGATGAGCCACTTCCTCCTTCAGTAGGAATGCCTGACGAAGTCGTGGACAAAGGGAATTCATCGGTATCAAGCGCCAGTGGGAATTATCCTCCGGGTAATGGGAATTCCGAGTTCACCTCAGAGATGGATAAATATGTAAACTGTCATTCCGTTTCCATTCTAATGGAAGACGACGCACTTCCGGGTAGTAACGACTCTTTGAAGAGGAATATATTCAGTGAGAATCTGTTTCCTAATGGCGTCGAGAACGGTGGCCATTTTGGTTTTCCGGAAAACATCATCGACTCGAGGGAAAGTCAGCCGTATTTTATTGAGTAGAATATAGTTAACCATACCATACAATATCTATCACAGTATTGCCACCAAAGGGTAAAACATTACCGGAACATATCTGTATTAAATTCAGCCATTTTTGACCTTTTTGGGGGATTTATAACTAACCCAAGAACGACTGATAATGTGTTCTGAATAACATTACCCTTATTATCACTCTCTTTTAACTGTAATTACAGTGGacttattttttacctgtatgCACATCACCTGTAACGACGAATTTCTGTAGGTGTTAAGAAATGGAGTTAATGATAAAGTTTTGAATGACACGTCAGCATTTGATAACTGATACTCGGTGTTAGTGTTTTTGTTTAATGTacgtttattatttgttatttaatgtcTGCTGTTTTCTTCTATCTTTCCTtactttttgaatatatatatatgtgtgtgtgtatgtatgtatgtatatatacacatatagatagatataggtataaagatatacatatgtatgtatatacacatagatatatatataatatatacatacatatcttagtataaatgtatgtgtacgtatttCAAGACGAGCCTTATGTTCCTCATTTATAAGATTGTATCACCAAATTAACAATACCAGCAAATGTGAAAaccaaaaactattattattattattattattattattattattattattattattattattattattattattattatcgcctcCAGCGTCAAACCGCTGAGCATTGTGAATTTAATCCGGCAACAATCAAGCTGGTTGTCCCACAGCAGGACGAGAGAATATGTCAGCGGTTTAACATCCCGTGCATAAGCTCGAAGACGCGGCCCCTTCGTCCCTtgccaaaagaagaagaacaagaggaggaaggagaagaagaggaagtagatgatgatgaaggagaagaaggtgaatgaaaaggggaagaagaagaagtagaagatgaagatgaagaagaagaaggagaagaagaagaagaagaagatgatgaagaagaaaaaagagaagaaggagatgaagaagaagaagaagaagaggaatgacAGAGTCGAGACGCTGCTCACAGAATGTTTCTCTGTGTAAATGAAAGGGGTTTACTCATGTTTGTATCCCCGGGGTGGAGGGAAAGGTCACTCGGTGTCACTTGGTTTTGGTATTTtttgcttcttatatatatatatatatatatatatatatatatatatatatatatatatatatatatatatatatttagtatgtgGATATGCTGGTTtattaattaatgaatgaatgaatgaattaatttatttatttatgctagtTTATTAAATAAACAGTTTAATTTTGTTACCGCATACTGGTTCTGATGatgtttttccttaatttttttgaGTGACCAAGCTAACACTAACGTCTATGGTATTgaaaggatttaatttttctGACGAGCAACCGAAGAATTCTCTTTGTTGAGGAATGCATATTATGGCAGATTTCATTAGCAATCAGAAAATGCCGATTTTCctattaaacatttatattattccttaccattttatttataatcgtattttgtttatttgcaacTGTGACTTGAATCGATTAGTAAATTCAccattttaactatttttttttttatgattaatttgaaTATCAGCATTTTTATCGCATGCCATATCATTTGCCTCAGTAGAGAAccgttcattttcctattttccgtCTCaggtccgttttttttttttttttagttatttccgtcatttaattttcttcgttccattttcctttcattttctcgttAGTCTGCACCGCGTCTGTAACTGGTAGGTATTTTGTATTATACCTGAAAACCCCTcctgtttttatgtaattatcCGTAATTCTGTAATTTCCGCTTTCCCCCTTACAGTAAGAAATACTGTCAGGAAAGGATTATGATTTTAGCCGGTCGATACGTGGTGGACAAAAAGTTCCCTTTTTTCATTTCcgttgtagctttttttttttttgaagttcgtTCCTGAGGGAGAAATAAACACaagtatatttttctatttcctgtGAAATGTAACGTTTTCAACTCCAGAGGTGCTCGTTTTATCATTGCCGAAACTGCAGGGCAGTGGGTCTCGCAGTTTCACGCTTCTGCGTTCGTAGATGATAAACTGCCACATTAACATTCTGTCGCATTAACATTGTACGACATTAACATCCTACCGTATTAACATTCTACCACATTAACATCCCACCGTATTAACATTCTGCCACTCAAACATTGTACCACATTAACATCCTACCGTATGAACATTCTACCACATTAACATTCTACCACATTAACATTCTGCCACATTAACATTCTACCACATTAACATCCTACCGTATTAACGTTATACGACATTAACATCCTACCATATTAACATTCTACCACGTTAACATAATACCGTATCAACATTCTACCACATTAACATTCTACCACTTAACATCCTACcataataatattgtacaacattaaCATCCTACCGTATTAAAATTGGAAAGCATTAACATCCTACCATATTAACATTCTACCAAATTAACATTCTACAACATTAACACCCTACCACATTAATATCCTACCACATTAACATTCTACCACATTAACATCCTGCCACCTTCATATCCTACCACATTAACATCCTACCACATGATGATATATAACATCAAGTATTGTACGATAatgtatattgtaatttattatatgaaattatataatgcaAAGTAATGCacttttatgtataatgtatCCTAAATTATGTATGATACTAGGTATTAAGTGACTG
Protein-coding regions in this window:
- the LOC136849861 gene encoding uncharacterized protein isoform X2, which translates into the protein MEGIRDVHFNDLWCQCQGNANATPHAILVQQQMTRMHADAQKHALWYVCIVLSVYVLGLVVIIRRSGLHERHTALSALSLCFSCFTSLSRSSLGGGGGGGGVAGGGGGGGGCVGKTSSSGRGNHQPKARKGNSSSSSSNRSSSPKRPRQQKQREAAESLQLQLMVPEEEEEDEDEGGEQLLLRQQHLGAMDGRSTVTTVA
- the LOC136849861 gene encoding uncharacterized protein isoform X1, whose product is MSPVAQERDCSTYSRMWFVSALMEGIRDVHFNDLWCQCQGNANATPHAILVQQQMTRMHADAQKHALWYVCIVLSVYVLGLVVIIRRSGLHERHTALSALSLCFSCFTSLSRSSLGGGGGGGGVAGGGGGGGGCVGKTSSSGRGNHQPKARKGNSSSSSSNRSSSPKRPRQQKQREAAESLQLQLMVPEEEEEDEDEGGEQLLLRQQHLGAMDGRSTVTTVA